GCAAATGGTAATCGCTTCTAAAAAAAACTTGACACATAAAACACCATGGGGGatgaggtttttgaaggtgccgAGTAAAAAACGTTAACATCGTTATTTAATTTGGGAGTCGTTAGTATGATtaccataaataaataaaaccattaCACTTGTACATGTAGTGCTCAGGGGCACATATCGACATCCTGGATTACTGAGAAGTGATGttctttcagtgaaaatgaagttAAGAAAATGACTTCCACCGTGTTTGTCATTCTCAGGATATAGTGGGAACACTAGTGCAGGCAGTACATTTGATATGTGAGGCTGCTAGTAATATCTTAATTTCACGGTCAAGATAAATCAGTATCTCAGTCGAGTACAATTAtgacatttttgcataaaaaagaATGCTGTTAATGGCACATTTAATCCAAACTGCCTCTGTATTATAGAACCAACCTGTGTACATGTTGTTCTCAGTTCATTGCTGCTAATACTTCCCCGTGTTTTTCCTATCCTCCCTTCTGTTCTGAACTAGGGCCCCTGATGGTTCCTGCATCCTGACCAACAGTGCAGACAATGTGCTTCGTGTGTACAACCTCCCTCCAGAGATTTACAGCTACAACTGGGATTTGCTTCCTGAGATGGTGAGCGCACAGTTATCTTACCATCATGTTTGTGGAGAGGATAGAACAAGTAGCTCTCTAAGTGATTGTTGGCAACATGCAGAAAACCTTAACTTTGTGTTATACAAGTTGAAATTACATGAGCAGACATTTTTATGAAAATCTGTTTGGAAAGGATCTTGCAGAGCGTCATGTAGTACttagagacttggattataAACTCTTGACATGCAGAGAACTCCACCCACTGTCCGTCACCTTGAGCTAATTTTGTTGACATGATGCTTTGGTGCTCAGACCTTGGAAGGTCCTCAGAGACCATATGTTATTAAAGTGATGGATTTGTGGgattctttgcttttcttttaatttaaagCTGTCAAACTCAATTATAAACAGGAAAGGTTTTACCTTGGTTTTATCCTTCTTTGTGGCTTTTCATTTGGAAAAGCGGTAATAAAGACTTTTCTCGTTCTCAAAACTTGGGTGTAATTGAGAAAGTTGAATTCAGTTAAATGGTATTGGATGAGGCAACGTTATTACAGGTCTGaaaaatttgaaataattttaGTTTGAACATCAGTCCATTCTTCAAAGTTTGgttacagtttattttattgaacaaacgCATGGAGAACACAATTTACTTTTGATTCAGTCCCATTAATTCTTTTTATTAAAGTAGTCAATAAAAGTATAGAAACTCAATCATTCCCACCCCCAACCTACTTTGAAATTTAGAGCTAGCAATAGCATATGAGAGTCAAACCCATCTAGGTTGTGACTGCAAATGCAACTAATCccgatgtttttttaatgccttattcatttttttataagaatattttatttctttcctgTCCAGATATGTTTCCAGTAAAGAGAGAGTCATCAGCCTGTTGTGTGTTGTCTGACCTTTTTATACAGTGATGGTCAGTTATCTGTTATTGAACATGATTTCTGcctgtatgttgtgttgtgatCAACTaagaacaaacagacaaaacattGGTATTAAAGCAGCAGCTTGAGAAAATATATTACTAAGGATTTAACAGTTGGAGTAAAACAGGCCTTCTGTCATTTAGGTTTTGGGAAATATCAAGTTGGGAGCCAATCTCTTAATTGTATTACAGGCTGGTAGATTGGGATCACTGAACAAAAGTAATTGAAATATAATCTGTTTTCCTCCATTAGAGATCTCAGACCGTTTGTGAATAGGGTAGAAAATTGTGGTTTGATTGCTTCATTTCTCACATGGTGCCACTGACTTTTGATATTGAATTTCACTATGAGGAAAAGCCTGTGATATTGTCTTCTAGCCCCCTATTCAGTACCACTGATGGATCCCATCAGTCTTTACTATTTGTAAATACAGCGTGTTTCCGCCCTTACATTCCTGACTGTCTCCTTTCTTTCGTTCTGTGGCAGAGTCCAGTGCTGAGGATGGCAGAGGGAGACACTATCTACGACTACTGCTGGTACCCCAAGATGACCTCTCTGGACCCGGACACATGCTTGTAAGTTCAACTCGATCTTTGCCAGAGCACGCCTTGAGTCTGAGCTCTTAACAGCTGGATAGATGAGACATTTAAAGTTCACTTTGAAGGTCAAGCTGCCAGATGGTGAAGGATGTATGCACAGAAAAGGTACTGTGTTGTTTATAGAGGCTGGTGTCAGTCAGTGATTAGTGTTTTTAGCCTCAATCTTAGAtagttaaagtgtgtgtgtgagccaggCCATTTTCAGACTGCCAGCCAAAATAAATTTTTTGCATATCTAGATtgtatccagattgattttgAGGAAGTCtggacaacaaaaaaacacatgaaatggtATTTTTGCTAAATTGGATCCAAGCCACATTTGGAGGTGGTCTGAAACTCGAATCGGATTTCTTTAGATTTATCTCCGATCATACACTCAACCCAGAGTGACGTCAGTACATCACAGCAGCTGAGCAGACGCATACTGCTACTAGCAGAGCTTGTCTGCTGCTACAGAGGAGTTCTGCACCGTGACTTGCAAGCTCAATTGTTGGGAAGGATGAAGGATGTACATTTCTCATACTTCCCCATTGGGAAGCTGCATCACCAAATGTACGTAGTTACGGATGCCTACATCCTTCCCACAGCAACCCATGCAGGATTGGTGATGACTAAAGTCACAAACCCGATGTGAAATTACAGGGGGGACGGTGTTTCTTAAAGATctgatttgaaaaacaaatgtgatttgaacaaagtcaaatattttctgtgtGCTTGAGCCTGTCTAATCGACCATTCGAATATAGAAGATATTGTTGTGTGCTTGTGACTCATTCTTTGATCCCTGTGGTATTTGCACTCGTAGTGGGAGCCGTCTGCCAGCGTTGAGAGAAGCCGTAAAAGCATTGTCATGTCTCTCATTATGAGTGAGGAGTTGGCCTTCTTCttgtctccctctgcctccgTCGCAATCCGCTCGGCTGTTTGAGACCCACAGTGCTTTTCCAGCATGATTCAGCCCGCTAACGGCTCTTCCGAATCCTAAAGGGCCTCATGATTCCCTGACTTGGGGCTTCTCTTTTCATCTCGCTCTCTCATTTTTGCCATGTGTGTGCAGGCGCGCGCTCTCACAGGCTTTTAAAATGTGGTCATTATGACATCACTGCATGTTTGTGCGTGCACTGTGAAGCAGAGCCAACATCAGTAACACCCAGCCGTCATGGTGGAGAATGCGAATCGTCTGTGGCGAGAGAGGTAGGGCCGTGCTAACGAGCTGAGGTCAAGTTGCCAACAGTTTTCACAGCATATATACCTCCTCCCCCAGCTCCCATCATCCACTACTTACAGCTTCCACCCTCCGACAGATCCCTCTGATCAAGGCCCAGCGTTGGCACCACTCCACCCCAACAGCAGACAGCCTTCACTGTGTAAGAGGCGGGGGGTGTAGGTCAGCGGCTGCATGTCCAAAGATGGGAGTTGTGTAAACAGCAAAATGATCAACAAATGACTCATGTGGACAATGAACCACTTAAGAGGCCCGTGCCAAATCCGTGCAAAGACCTGTCTGTCATGAGGACAATTTGCCAGTTGGAGATGACGACAGGAATACTTCATCTTATTCAGATCACTGCCATATATCAGAGAGGAGCTCCTGCAGGGCACAGCCAGGTGGTCGGACAAGCTCAGAGTTAATTGTTAAAAGACGAGGCAGCCAGATTAAACGTTATGGTTGTGATTATTAATCGCATTTACAGCAAACCTGTTTTTCTAGTGacttttctgtcttcctcccccctctcctttCACATCTACCATTTTGTTTCTCATTCCTCCCCCTGCGCTCCTTGAACTCTCCATCTGCCAAAAGCGGCGTGCTGTTGATGCCCCTCCTGTAGAGAGGGAATAAGGGCCCCTGTTATGGCTCGGTTAAGTTGCGCTGAGTTCTAGGCATTGCTCCAAGCTAGCAGCAGTCTAGCATTATAATTGGGCATTTCCCTGCTCTGGAATAAAGCTGCGGCTCAGAGGGGCCATAACAGAACACGGCAGCAGCGGTAGGGGCTAATTTCCTTTGTCTAATTGAGCCGCAGTGATGTTTCGGCATTTGTTCAGCGCCCAGTAATTAGAGTTAAAAAGGCATGGCTCAGTCTTTGGCCCTGATTTGAATCAATAAGAATGTGCTGTGGTCTTGTCTCTATAATGAGGCATAGCACAatgctgtgtatttgttttgatgTATTGATACATTCAGTGGGATGTGGTGCAGTAGACaagaaaatgaatcaaacaaGAAGTTTTTTTTTGAGTCATACATAATGCATATTACAAAAGAATCTCAGCAGCCTATTTCATTTGAATCTGTTGTGTGTACTCTGAGACGCAGGTACaacttttttattccactaGTTTCTTTGGTTTACATattataaacaaatattgattgTCGCACTGTGTTCAGTCACTGCACACTAAATATGCTCCTATGTGTGTAAAGTCTAAAATGAGCCATTTCTGAATCGCAAGCTGTAAAAAAAACGCCCTCAGGGAATATGAAGATTGACTCCATTAAGTTTTGTCAGGATTTTCACCCTTGTTTCATAATTTGGATCATTCACTCTCTATTCCCTGTTGTCTCTCAGCACTTTCCCATATGTCTTAATAACTCGCTCTCTTCCCCTCTTTTCTATTTGTCTTGCCTCCCTTACTGCAGTCTAGCTAGCAGTAGCCGCGACAACCCAGTCCACGTGTGGGATGCATTTTACGGGGAGGTGCGAGCCAGTTTCCGGCCCTACAATCACCTGGATGAGTTGACAGCGGCCCATTCCCTCTGCTTCTCGCCCGATGGAACACAGCTCTACTGCGGCTTTGACAAAACTGTTCGGGTCTTCTACACTGAGCGTCCTGGAAGAGACTGTGAGGAGCGGCCCACCATAGGTCAGTTAATAACTGCTTTCACACAGTTTCAGGTTAAAGCATCATATGGTagttttgtgtgattttagtTGATTAACTACAAGTCATGTATACTTTATAGCAGGGCTGACTGATGAATGATCTCAATACGGGAACATGATAATAGTTCATGTTCTGAACAATAATAAACTTGAGACATTTTTTACTCAGTATGGATAACAACAAATCATTCAACAGCATAAACATGTCTACAGTGAGTCAGTCTGCCATTTGTGGCCTTAATGTCAGAGTACATGCCCATTATCTAACACAAAGCACTGTTGAAGAAAGTGGATGTGAAatttaaaaggggaaaaaaataagcGGAACCACCCGGGCATGAAAGCACCTTTTGCCTCTCTGATCTGCTCTTTGTGTCACTGTCTGTTTGCACGAGGGCGGGGCTGAGCTCCTCCACAGAGTATCTTCTAAGCCGAGCCCACAGCAGAGGGACTGAAACAGACTTTAGGATATATTTTACTCGACTTGAAGACAACAGTGCCCTTTACCCATGTGCAACAAAAAGGAAACCGTACGATCAATTCATCAAAAAACTGTTggacaaacagaacagaaacatgaatTTTACTATATCGTCCAGCCCTAATTTTGCGCTCAGTATAGTCTTTGATATGTGTTAATTGTGGTTCTTTACGTCAAATTTTTATCGCCATTTAACCTGTGCTCTCACATTGTTATCTATTAATGTAAAATGCCTCTAGAAAGTGGTTAAAAATTAATGTGGACTAAGATGGAGTTTATTTTATCGGTCTTTTTTGTTATGAATAATATAAACCATAACAAATAATTCATTTTACTATCCAAGAGTTCAATGGTATTATTTAGAGGATGGAGTGTTTGAAAACTCTCCCTGTTGTTCAAGGACGCTCCAAACTCTGAAAGTAAAGaataatttacaaaaagaaTTGCATTCACAGGCTGTGTTATTGTAAAATCAAACCCACAAGACAGACAGTAAGTAAACAGTGACATTGTGAAAAGAATAATGTGAAGTCAGTTGTTTCTTGCATTCAGAAAGTTGCAGGCTGACAGCTGGCTGTCACATCTCACAGGCTGAAGTCTCCttgaacacactgacactgacaagGAGAGTTTTTATTATGTACTTCTGGCAACAAAAATAAAGGGAACGAAATGTTTACTGTGATGAATTCCTGATCTCTGTCACACATGTCAAAAAAGTTTCAGTACATTGGCATGTTTTTGTTATATACTGAAATGAACCGAACCAGAGTCTGTCTTTTAGTGAGGAGGCTGAAATATtctaataaatcaaaatgatcCCTGAAAATGTCAACAGGTAGGTTCAATTTTTTAACTCAAGGGTTGTATTTTCATATctgtcatgatttttttttattcaataaaGTGGTTTTACTTTGGGGGGAAAAACTAAAGctgaaaacatttccaaatGCTTGAAAtaaggattttctttttgtaataaGTAGAGCTGCAAGGATAAGTCagtaaattgattgattgaaatgaagaatctttagatttttatttctgttggttggacaaaataagcaattttaAGGTCACTTTGGGCTATGAGAAAATGTGATGAGcgtttttcagtattttttgacatttaataaaCAATTTATAGATTAATTGTGTaaaaaatctgcagattaattgataatgaaaatgatgttagttgcagccctagtaaGAAGTAAACTTTGGTACACTGGCAAGTTGACACCTTGCTCTAGTAGATCatactgtctgtttttttgtctatttGCCTCCATCAGCTCATCTTGATTAATTCTGCAAATTATACCGAAATATATGGTTAATCTCAAAAACATGTTATGTGAAATGTGAGGTTTTTGGCAAGCCTCGCACTTCTGCTTTTTTCTCCCAAAAACATGCTTAAAGCCTTTTTAGGAGTGACAAGAAGAATGATCGGGAAAAGAGTTGCGTGtaacagagaaagaaacagaaaatccaaATGTGAATTTGTGTGCATTTTTGGAGAAATATTTTTCTCCTGGAGATGTAATCAGGAAAGTTTGAGCTGCCAAAAAGTTTGAGTTGAAGTGATTGGGAGCTGTGTCTTGTGAACCTTTTTAAAAGGCTGAAAGCCTTGCCAAACGCCACTCTCTTGTCTTTACTGCAGTGAAGAAGCAGGGCCAAAGTGGCATCATCTCCTGCTTTGGCTTCAGCCCCTGCCAGTCTGTTTACGCCTGTGGCTCTTACTCCCGCTGCGCTGGCCTCTACTCCTGCCAAGACGGCACCctgctggctctgctgccgACCCGCCACCACGGAGGCCTCACCCATCTGCTCTTCTCCCCTGACGGCAACTACCTGTACACCGGCGGGCGCAAGGTGAACACATGAACGCGCACACACCGCAGTAGAATACAGAGAAGAGACCTGAGGGTAATAATGCTGCTTTGTTTGAAtgagcgcacacacaccaacagtaGGCTTTGCGTGTTAAGCAGGTAACAAATGACTTTGCTCTGTTGCAGTGGGAAATTGGTTTACACAAGCATTATCAAAGCTTTTGGATAAGCGCTTCATAAGTTCCTGTCTTCATCACATGAGTCAGCATGTAATGAATCTGATTAGGGCCTTGTGGCACTCCCccaaaagtgaaagtcaaaaGGAGTCAGTGTGTTTCACAAGGGTGCAGTAGAGGTTAGCCGTCACTGGAGCGTGAATGTAACCTCTAATAACTGTTAATTAGTTTTTGCTAATTATAAGCCAATGATGAACAGTAATTTAAGATATCACCATAAATTTAGTAGATAACCCTTTAGTGTCTGAAGTTTTCTCCTAGTTTGACATTGCAGTGTCAGAGACTCCATAACCATCGACCTCTGCGTGATTCAGTGCCCCCCCATTGTCACCGTGTTCAGATTAATAAACCCTAGTGAAGCATTCCAGAATCTACAAAGTTATTTAATTAATGTAtgtaaattgtgtgtgtgtgtgtgtgtgtgtgtgtgtgtgtgtgtgtgtgtgtgtgtgtgtgtgtgtgtgtgtgtgtgtgtgtgtgtgtgtatgtgtataggATCCAGAAATCCTGTGCTGGGACCTAAGAGAGCCGGGcaaggttgtgttttcactgaagAGGAACGTGGCCACTAACCAGCGCATCTACTTCGACCTGGACCAGTAAGTTTACTTATTTAGTATTTCTGCAATCCTGTCTGTCAAGActgacccttttttttttttttactttcacacAGGTGCTTTAATGCTGATCAAAAATGTTCCTTCAACCTGTTGATACTTGCATTACCTTGACTGGATGTTTCTGTGTAGGTCTGGCAGGTACCTTCTGAGCGGCGACACAGAGGGAGTGGTGTCAGTATGGGACACCCAGACAGCTCCTCCTGATGTTAACGAGGAGCTACTGCAACCTCAGCTCAGGTTCCAGGCCCATTGGGACTGCACCAACGGCATCAGGTATGATGGATAAAAAAGATCTAGCCCATTCCATGATGACACATAACACATCTGTGAAATCCCATCAGCATTCATAGTTTAGAATAAATCTTCAAAAAGATAGAAGCCAAAGCTTCTAAGTTGTCCAGATCATGGTATATACTACAACTAAGTAGAAATggtacagtcacacacataaagaATCCTGATGGAGGAAGATCTTATTGGACGTcagtacaaacaaaacaccaacTGTGAATAAGGGATGAATTTAGGTCCTTCAATCATGGTAAGTGACTGTGTTGCTATTTTCCTGCCTGATtgtcctgctgtgttttactgtttgggTAATCATTCGCACAAAAGCAAAAGAGACGCAAACAAATCATCCAAAATATTTTGGATAAGAGAAGAATCAGCTTCCAATTCCACAGTTGTAATAAAAactgacatacagtataatgcTTTGTGAAAACAGAGAGCAATAACTATTATGCATTTATGAAAAATCCACTAAATGACTCTGTTGCCTAGTAGCAGTACATGTGGTCTAATGTTTGTATATTCTTTGTTGGAGACATAAAGTGGCTGATAAACTAAAAATGATGTATCTTGGCTGTGAATGTGCTATAATTATGTATAGAGTCTGGACTTCAAATTTCAATCTCAGTTAATTAAATTGTTTCAGGTTTGCAGGACTTATTACACTTTGGTCTTAACATCGAAATATATATGGGTTTGGGAAACACTGGGcaatatttttcacaaatttctgacattttacagaccaaacaactaatcgattaatcaagagattaatcaacaatgaaaataatcgttcATTGCAGCTGCACTCCTGTCACTCCATCCATGCTCTTCCTGACTCCATCCGTCCTTCTCTTCTACAGCATTCATCCCTTCATGCCATTGTTGGCAACCTCCAGCGGGCAGCGTCAGTTCCAGTGGCCCGGCGATAGCGAGGGTGACTCGGCCTCCGACGGCGAGGGAGGCGAAGCTGTGATGTCACCACAAGAGATCAGACAAGACAACACCCTGAGTCTGTGGTGGGCCGGACCACTTGGCCCCGCAGCAGAGGGGAGCCAGGAGCAGAGCACAGCTGTTGTGGAGGCCTGAAGCTCTGTTAGTTCAGCCAGCTGACATAAATTGAGTTACACCTGCCATGTGATATTTATTTTGGGAATGTTTGGTGTGGATAAAACGAATTATGGGTCAGTCAGATTCTCTTTGCCATCAGCAACATGAGGTCCTGAGgtggaaaaacatttctggaccaTTTTTGAACATCCAGTTACCTTAAACGTTAACAATccaaatagatttttttaacatATCACCGGCAGGTTTACAGCCTTTACAGACCATAGTATTACAGTTAATGTCAAAGGATTAAGAAACATCGCACATCAGGTCACCACAGAACAGTTTTTCAGGGTTTTATGTTTCAAGACTTCATTGTTGTAATGGCATTTTGTTAAATAAGAAATTGGAACAATTTGCCAAGACTGTGGTCGGCACTAAAACCAAGGAGGTTTTCTTTCAAACCTTACTCAGGTCCAGACTAAATGTGGGCTGCATAACCAGTGGATTGGAGCCTGAAAATTCTCAGCTTTATTTAATTAGTGAGAGAACATCTGTTTATTCTTTGAAATCCACCCAATATGAAACCTAATGAATTTTCATAAAACTTAAgttgaccttttttttctttttttttaatggggaACCTACTTCCTGAATTTGATGATTTGGTTGATTTGAAAGCTTTGTCTTGACGTGGATCCGTGGGAGTGTTTGTttacgtgtatgtgtgtggctgTAATGCTGCCCCGGAGATTCCCAACTGCTATAGTAAACAGTAAGTGCCATTTGTTCTTGAGCTTTGCTTTTGTAAACTGATGGGGTCTCTTGTTTTtaccttctttttttaaactactaGACGCACCAAGTGTTGTGTCGCTGAGTGCATGcccaaaaatgtatatttttgtaaaGCCATGATgatcattcttttttttccgaATGTATACACTGTAAGCAGCTTGATAACTGTAGGCTCATAACAATCTGTGAAGGTCTTTAAGTAGTGGGTACAGCTGGAAAATGAGTATTGTCGTAATTATTTTTTCTACAGCGTGTGCTCGGATTGCATTTGTACCTGTGTGAGTGGTGATGTGGCATCACAAAACACATCGTCTTTGTATAATTGTATTAATAATGTACTACAGTGATTTGCTCAATGCTTATGTTGCCATCAGTGGGGTGTGCTTTGCTGAAGGGTTTCTCCGACCGAAGCTTTGTATCTTCAAACACTGAGGATCCTAACCTTTCTGAAGCCTGTGCTGAGCCAGGTTTCACTTCTTGGAACTCAAACATGTTGCCAAGTAATAATAGTTACAATTGTGTAGCTCCTATCACACAGTACTACACTTGTTTCCTCTACCAGAAAGCATTAGGAACCATGTCTGCCTTTTTGTCCCATCTTTAGATGGTTGTCTGTGTCTACGACAGTTGGATTTCTGGTGGTTTTATTCAAGCTGGAGTGAATTAAAATCATATCTCTTCACAGGTTCACGGCCTTATTCATTTTTGTCCTTTCTGTTTAAGGCAGTCCACAGTTGGCTGCCCTGTAATAAATCCCCAATGAATCCAAGATGATGTTACACTCGAGTCAAGAGGAAGCTCTTAAAAGCTAAAGGGACTTCTAGCTTTCGCTTATGAGATGGAAACTATTCATAGCTTTCAcctttctcacacacattctGTATGAATGAGCACACACTCATGTATTTGATTGTCTGAAACCACAGGGGCACACCGAGCAGAGAGCCAAGCTGcactgttgtgttgtgcagGTTGCTAAGCGACCGCCTCCGCCTTGGGAGAGGAAAGTAGGTAGCAAGACGACAGGAAGGAAAATTGGggccagagaaaacaaaaaaaaacaccaaacaagtGTAATAGATAATCCAGTGCTGTAGTGATTGCTCCTTGTTTGTTTGATGGTGTGGACTCTTAATCTCAGAGGGAAAAGTGTCCTTATCACCTCTGGGTGGCTGCAGTTGGCAGAGGTTATGACAGACACGGACCACACAGATCCATAGACACTTCCTTGGGTTGCTTGATTTTTATGTTCTGTCATTTTACAGATaaaattttttttcaacatcatATCTAGTCAAAAGAACTTGCCAGTGATCGAAGAATCGTGTCCTATCAGTCGACTCAGTTATGATCAAAGGAAACACGGCCTACTTAATCAATGCAGCTCAGTGCAAAGCATTACatacaaaatgactgaaatgggGTTGCCTACAGAGAATTACCAAGCAACTCTACAGCTCCACAGaccattttagcatctttttaCTATTGTTTTGGGTTTATGGCCCATAACTTTACTCGCGCCACTTTCACGGTCTGCAAACAAGCCCCGATGAACCAAttgtacactacctgcccagcacgAAACCACAGGCGACAGCTTGTaattagctggtgaacaaagtggaacATTTACCAGCTGAAAAGACTCGTAAAGACTCTGAGGAGAGCCAGAGAAAAGCTAAAAGGAGAGTCAGTGTTGGATTTAAATTTTCAGATATACGTGTCTCCAAATTAATGCTCATGTTGCTCTGGAtgtgtaatttttttcttttttaaacagctgttgtaGGATGCATATCGATGAGTCCATGTATCTATTTGTAGATATGTAGAATTAATAACTATTATGCTGATTttcaaacaaagtaaacttaGCAACATTACCGTGCATACACCTAGGTAAGCCTACAGCTAATTAATTCAGTAATAGTAATTCTGTTAAGTCCCTAGAAATGTTATGTCTTCATATTTATGAGCCAACAGCTTGGTTGGTAACACAAAATGTGATGTTATGAACCAGTTCTGCTGCTGTACGGAGCGTTATAAGGTCCAAAACtaaatataaatcaataaataaataattaaataccTGAATTGAAACAatgaacatatataaaacaaaatgcttaaagaaatgaatatttatttgtttatttttggccCTTAAACACCTCCATACTGCTGACTGACAATAGAAAAGTCATCACTGCcgcagagcagcttctttcctcggGCTGTGAGattcctcaattcatcctcagcactaaGGCATCAATAGTAACTATATAGGAATAGCCAGACTTCTAGCTGATGGTGTTGTTTTCACTTGTAGGTTATATAGAGGGATCaatattaaattgagactgtgtcaaaaccagttaaaaactc
This is a stretch of genomic DNA from Pagrus major chromosome 10, Pma_NU_1.0. It encodes these proteins:
- the wrap53 gene encoding telomerase Cajal body protein 1: MSDSAGGGEGGGVAGAGQDAEADNEPPHQAPPLPGGDSIEVEETSEEGAPPSAKRPRMSEEEQGLEQAAKPIKMHGETPAQDDLLQEDAAPPAQRTGELLQCEKEGEWDEVPVGGGSEEECHQNGNGGLDAALEEGETKTEQEHNSDRSADSPSEGQHLGLDFTQNPQMLTGSWTEYSSLPENYLKGCKWAPDGSCILTNSADNVLRVYNLPPEIYSYNWDLLPEMSPVLRMAEGDTIYDYCWYPKMTSLDPDTCFLASSSRDNPVHVWDAFYGEVRASFRPYNHLDELTAAHSLCFSPDGTQLYCGFDKTVRVFYTERPGRDCEERPTIVKKQGQSGIISCFGFSPCQSVYACGSYSRCAGLYSCQDGTLLALLPTRHHGGLTHLLFSPDGNYLYTGGRKDPEILCWDLREPGKVVFSLKRNVATNQRIYFDLDQSGRYLLSGDTEGVVSVWDTQTAPPDVNEELLQPQLRFQAHWDCTNGISIHPFMPLLATSSGQRQFQWPGDSEGDSASDGEGGEAVMSPQEIRQDNTLSLWWAGPLGPAAEGSQEQSTAVVEA